From a single Vibrio tubiashii genomic region:
- the rmf gene encoding ribosome modulation factor, protein MKRQKRDRLERAQSQGYKAGLNGRSMEACPYQQMDARSYWLGGWRDAREDKHSGLYK, encoded by the coding sequence ATGAAGAGACAAAAGCGTGACCGCTTAGAGCGAGCTCAATCTCAAGGATATAAAGCAGGCCTTAACGGTCGCTCTATGGAGGCATGTCCATACCAGCAGATGGATGCTCGATCTTATTGGCTTGGTGGTTGGCGCGATGCCAGAGAAGATAAGCACTCTGGTCTCTACAAATAA